One Dermatophagoides farinae isolate YC_2012a chromosome 1, ASM2471394v1, whole genome shotgun sequence genomic region harbors:
- the LOC124492895 gene encoding uncharacterized protein LOC124492895, with translation MIESIQFSNVNKISFFSLEMRIDYHLERIMKHNRLINFKNSIRSFSIYERILECLLEITTSTQNIIGRRQNLIRNGHHFCHLLLAIIHSKNDRHWKQQILIELFPFFKEICTNLGQLIWALNSNKEHIRYVCKVFALPEYYFRCTSSTSLYGGEFIPIKAIIIQMNRNCLMTIHECETIRMNIHHMVKEIYFN, from the exons atgattgaatcaattcaattttcaaatgtaaataaaatttcttttttttcattagaaatgcgtatcgattatcatttggAACGAATTATGAAAcataatcgattgataaattttaaaaattctatccgttcattttccatttatgAACGAATTCTAGAATGTTTATTGGAAATAACC actTCCACACAGAATATTATTGGTCGTCGACAAAATCTGATTCGaaatggccatcatttttgtcatttattattggcaataattcattcgaaaaatgATCGACATTGGAAACAACagatattgattgaattgtttccatttttcaaagaaatcTGCACAAATCTTGGCCAATTAATATGGGCATTAAATTCGAATAAAGAACATATCCGTTATGTTTGTAAAGTGTTTGCTTTGCCTGAATACTATTTCCGATGTACAtcgtcaacatcattataCGGTGGTGAATTCATACCGATCAAAGCcataataatacaaatgaatCGTAATTGTTTGATGACCATCCATGAATGTGAaacaattcgaatgaatattcatcatatggtaaaagaaatttattttaattga
- the dsd gene encoding attractin-like protein dsd produces the protein MSSLVTLLFIIKAKFRRKYIRISHLLLLSSFMIMFTGFSNISQIKCWSLSGVYPKLNTPELFCDNSECIHGSCMGEHCVCDFGWRGTACDQCGGRIRINSTFGYITDGRGNYSSDLQCIWLIDSETENATIRLQIDYFETECSWDHLYIFDGDSIHSPMLAVLSGSLINDKQYSNRIAEITAKSGRVYIYFYSDAAYNMSGFNISFSIDSCPRNCSNHGVCVGDQCTCDADYKGLACDKPICPNDCSGNGVCDRKEHKCNCYYGFIGIDCSQIKHEGYWSLITTTNTPNGRALHQAVIYEDTMFIIGGEYFNYDEHFLIKYDMKQKKWDNVDATKQQQQQQPQHGHHHHHHHHHIPDDRFGHSVIVFNHTLYVFGGILRNGTIVSELWTYNILYNNFWHRIEGQSITNSEFCCPIATMGHTATLVNNIMIIIFGYNPTYGYLNHVQHFNIDTNEWKLVKTTGASVKGGFGHTSTYDHITRLIYVFGGYHSSSFADNVLVDFLYSYDPKKETWMLLSPSNQPRYLHSASLINGLLLIFGGNGHNLTDENTSITCFSPQFLAYDISCDTWSTLENPILTNSYDSTIIGRYGHSSIVYEDSLYIFGGFNGLMHNKLMRFIPGNCSNLETMKDCYSKKIGTKCIWNKEKRLCQSYNQIKSSFQYCDENLRVNFTELCQKQFICSSCLRNSYDCVWCGDHCTYKKCNSHLKPKESSSSSTSSSSSSSSSSISTSTFMKSINDAKMCESRDVHISNCDKMHNCHSCQSEHYCSWQRDRKCVSMMYEKWSEMKLDSINLADKLQVNCALPCHKRNSCVNCTQGSCMWCNSQQRCIESNAYSIIYPIGQCMEWTTHPDKCLVISCSDIKTCDGCMKNPQCGWCDDGTGSGVGRCMEGSLSRPNINSTSCPQWYFTTCPKCRCNGHSRCRLVDDVCDKNCQHNTEGEHCEHCRPTFYGNPINGGVCHPCQCNGHGDNCNPETGQCSCTTKGIIGHNCDKCDERDYVGNPQDLNGSCYYNLSTSYTYTFNMSKPDDIHYTRINFINTPLSPEIDIEFSVQCQDSAMVNISVGSSSNSSMVIIRRLYEGMRCGNIKLRFAYTDLGIKNATFLVNVYLFRTPFLLQISFSQHRNIDILHFFLTFSGCFLTLLIIAAILWKIKQKYELYVRRQQLFVELEQMASRPFAGVIVQMKNNSNNDTINLNPSPIALEPCSNGKAAVLTLLIKLPTGNQSVPQPGQTGIALASALVTLGNVSLDQNCRKEEKEKNSMQKLSANSIKITDNNSSYSAGV, from the exons atgagTTCTTTAGTGACACTTTTGTTTATAATTAAAGCTAAATTTCGTAGAAAATACATTCGAATATCacatctattattattatcatcatttatgatcATGTTCACCggtttttcaaatatttcacAAATAAAATGTTGGTCATTATCCGGTGTATATCCAAAATTGAATACACCAGAATTGTTTTGCGATAATTCCGAATGTATTCATGGTTCATGTATGGGTGAAcattgtgtttgtgatttTGGTTGGCGTGGTACGGCTTGTGATCAATGTGGTGGTCGTATTag aataaattcaacattCGGTTATATAACCGATGGTAGAGGAAATTATAGTTCCGATTTACAATGTATATGGTTAATCGATAGTGAAACCGAGAATGCTACGATACGTttacaaattgattattttgaaacCGAATGTTCATGGGACCATCTTTATATATTCGATGGTGATTCAATACATTCACCAATGTTAGCTGTATTGAGTGGTTCACTtataaatgataaacaatatTCAAATCGAATTGCCGAAATAACAGCAAAATCTGGTCGTGTTTACATTTATTTCTATAGTGATGCCGCATATAATATGAGTGGCTTTAATATATCATTCAGTATTGATTCCTGTCCAAGGAATTGTTCCAATCATGGTGTTTGTGTTGGTGATCAATGTACATGTGATGCTGATTATAAAGGTTTGGCATGTGATAAACCTATATGTCCCAATGATTGTTCTGGTAATGGTGTTTGTGATCGTAAAGAACATAAATGTAACTGTTATTATGGATTTATTGGTATCGATTGCAGTCAGATTAAACATGAAGGATATTGGTCATTAATAACCACAACAAATACACCAAATGGCCGTGCACTTCATCAGGCTGTGATTTATGAAGACacaatgtttattattggtggtgaatattttaattatgatgaacatttcCTCATAAAATATGatatgaaacagaaaaaatgggataatgttgatgccacaaaacaacaacaacaacaacagccacaacatggccatcatcatcatcatcaccatcatcatatacctGATGATCGATTTGGTCATTCggttattgttttcaatcataCATTATATGTTTTTGGTGGTATCTTACGTAATGGTACCATTGTTTCTGAATTATGGACATATAATATTTTGTACAATAATTTTTGGCATCGAATCGAAGGTCAATCAATAACAAATTCAGAATTTTGCTGTCCAATTGCCACAATGGGTCATACAGCAACATTGGtcaataatataatgattattatatttggtTATAATCCAACTTATGGTTATCTAAATCATGTACAACATTTCAATATTG atacaaatgaatggaaactTGTAAAAACAACAGGTGCTTCGGTTAAAGGTGGCTTTGGCCACACAAGTACCTATGATCATATAACTCGTCTTATCTATGTATTTGGTGGATATCATTCATCAAGTTTTGCTGATAATGTACTCGTTGATTTTCTGTATAGTTATGATCCTAAAAAAGAAACTTg GATGCTATTATCACCGAGTAATCAGCCTAGATATCTACATTCTGCCTCATTAATCAAtggtttattattaatattcgGTGGTAATGGTCATAATTTAACCGATGAAAATACAAGTATCACTTGTTTCTCACCACAATTTCTTGCCTACGATATTTCCTGTGATACATGGTCAACATTAGAAAATCCTATACTCACCAATTCATATGATTCAACAATAATTGGCCGTTATGgtcattcatccattgtcTATGAAGATTCTCTTTATATTTTCGGCGGTTTCAATGGACTTATGCATAATAAACTAATGCGATTCATTCCGGGTAATTGTTCAAATCTTGAAACAATGAAAGATTgttattcgaaaaaaattggcaccAAATGTATTtggaataaagaaaaacgCCTTTGTCAATCATATAATCagattaaatcatcattccaatattgtgatgaaaatttacGTGTCAATTTCACTGAATTATGtcaaaaacaattcatttgttctAGTTGTCTTCGAAATTCATATGATTGTGTTTGGTGTGGTGATCATTGTACATATAAAAAATGTAATTCACACTTGAAGCctaaagaatcatcatcatcgtcaacatcatcgtcatcatcatcgtcatcatcatcaatatcaacatcaacatttatGAAAAGTATCAATGATGCTAAAATGTGTGAATCACGCGATGTTCATATATCAAATTGTGATAAAATGCATAATTGTCATTCATGTCAAAGTGAACATTATTGTTCATGGCAACGGGATAGAAAATGTGTTAGTATGATGTATGAAAAATGgtctgaaatgaaattggataGCATAAATTTGGCTGATAAATTACAGGTGAATTGTGCATTACCGTGTCATAAACGTAATAGCTGTGTGAATTGTACCCAAGGTTCATGTATGTGGTGTAATTCACAACAACGTtgtattgaatcaaatgcTTATTCAATTATCTATCCTATTGGCCAATGTATGGAATGGACAACACATCCGGATAAATGTTTAGTGATCTCATGTTCCGATATAAAAACCTGTGATGGTTGTATGAAAAATCCTCAATGTGGCTGGTGTGATGATGGTACCGGTAGTGGCGTTGGTCGCTGTATGGAAGGTTCATTAAGTAGACCAAATATTAATTCTACTTCCTGTCCACAATGGTATTTTACCACCTGTCCAAAATGTCGATGTAATGGCCATAGTCGATGTCGattggttgatgatgtttgtgatAAAAATTGCCAACATAATACAG AAGGGGAACATTGTGAACATTGTCGGCCAACATTCTACGGAAATCCAATCAATGGCGGTGTATGTCACCCATGTCAATGTAATGGGCATGGTGATAATTGTAATCCTGAAACTGGACAATGTAGTTGTACAACAAAAGGAATTATTGGCCATAATTGTGATAAATGTGACGAACGTGATTATGTTGGTAATCCACAAGATTTGAATGGTTCCTGTTACTATAATCTATCCACAAGTTATACATATACATTCAATATGTCAAAACCAGATGATATACATTATACTCgtatcaatttcattaataCACCATTATCACCTGAAATTGACATTGAATTCTCTGTACAATGTCAAGATAGTGCTATGGTCAATATTTCTGTGGGATCTAGTTCGAATTcaa GCATGGTCATCATAAGACGTCTATATGAAGGTATGCGATGTGGTAATATTAAATTACGTTTTGCATATACCGATTTGGGTATAAAGAATGCAACATTTTTGGTCAATGTATACTTATTTCGTACACCATTCCTATTGCAAATTTCATTCTCACAACATCGAAACATTgatattttacattttttcttgaccTTCTCCGG TTGTTTTCTGACCTTGCTTATTATTGCAGCCATCTTAtggaaaattaaacaaaaatatgaacTCTATGTTCGAAGACAg CAACTTTTTGTCGAATTGGAACAAATGGCATCAAGACCATTTGCTGGTGTTATTGTacagatgaaaaacaatagtaataatgatacaatcaatttgaatccaTCACCAATAGCATTGGAACCATGTTCAAATGGAAAAGCTGCTGTACTGACTTTGTTGATTAAATTACCAACTGGTAATCAATCTGTACCACAACCAG gcCAAACTGGAATCGCATTGGCATCAGCATTAGTGACACTTGGAAATGTTTCATTGGATCAAAATTGtcgaaaagaagaaaaggaaaaaaatagtatGCAGAAATTATCGGCAAATTCCATAAAAATAACggataataattcatcatattcGGCTGGTGTTtga
- the LOC124492892 gene encoding bridging integrator 3, whose product MFNRSSSINNNPNDDLNDHIASINSYEKTRKNICDDIKKIIKCLYDLNSIEKKFIDNLSSLNREDEKFTQLIQCWNELLQKSLENRQDLAISINHTVGEPMKKFQIAFHEMKSAIKRYEQLTNECNKCSQKLQELKRLDRTSNVIVKQNRYEALLKQSEKDRKSLRQTLERELPLFLEKRIDYFQPSFAAFICSGILYSGLNLSTIDQSNHELFIGPTDSEQQQLFNTINNLSIISS is encoded by the exons atgttcaatcgatcatctagtattaataataatccaaatgatgatcttaATGATCATATTGCATCGATAAACAG CtatgaaaaaacaagaaaaaatatttgtgatgatatcaaaaaaataatcaaatgtttatatgatttaaattccattgaaaagaaattcatcgacaatctatcatcattgaatagagaagatgaaaaatttacacaattgattcaatgttgGAATGAATTGTTGCaaaaatcattggaaaatcGTCAAGATTTGGCCATCAGTATTAATCATACGGTCGGTgaaccaatgaaaaaatttcaaattgctttccatgaaatgaaaagtgCAATAAAACGTTATGAACAATTAACAAATGAATGCAATAAATGTAGCCAAAAATTGCAAGAATTAAAACGTTTGGATCGTACATCGAATGTAATTGTCAAACAAAATCGTTATGAAGCATTATTGAAACAATCCGAAAAGGATCGTAAATCATTAAGACAAACATTGGAAAGAGAATTACCACTTTTTCTTGAGAAACGTATCGATTACTTTCAACCATCATTTGCTGCATTCATTTGTTCTGGTATTTTATATTCAGGATTGAATTTATCCACcatcgatcaatcgaatcaTGAACTATTCATTGGTCCAACCGAttctgaacaacaacagctattcaatacaatcaataatttatcgATAATCAGCTcataa